One Ardenticatenales bacterium DNA segment encodes these proteins:
- the avd gene encoding diversity-generating retroelement protein Avd has protein sequence MPIFTRTFDFLTWLLPQTNHFPRAHRHTFTQRLLEAAFDLRERLEEANWQQGNARLQKLQEADEALSKVRLYLRLAYRWKWLTPGQYEHAAAMMTEIGRLLGGWKKKTGR, from the coding sequence ATGCCGATTTTTACGCGCACTTTTGATTTCCTGACCTGGCTGTTGCCGCAAACGAATCACTTCCCGCGCGCCCATCGGCACACGTTTACACAGCGACTGTTGGAGGCCGCATTTGATCTGCGAGAACGACTCGAAGAAGCAAATTGGCAGCAGGGCAACGCCCGGCTGCAAAAACTGCAGGAAGCAGATGAAGCCTTATCCAAAGTGCGGCTGTATCTGCGTCTGGCATATCGCTGGAAGTGGCTCACGCCAGGCCAATACGAACATGCGGCAGCGATGATGACGGAAATCGGGCGCTTACTTGGCGGATGGAAAAAGAAAACTGGCAGGTAA
- a CDS encoding tetratricopeptide repeat protein, with the protein MEKAVAAFRKATAAEPDNPEYHLNLARAFARSSSFDEAIQALGEYLRTETDAQLASRYERLFSSALDDVESALIEGMRRLELSIQYTGKAIQMWLEYRITIGRRPLRVTKPELWAAALAYTIVKVNFLQLKLGAVAAAFSVSERSLKERFGELVQALDLMPADYRYFVGDQNPLDKLVEAAQIMEELDQRFMED; encoded by the coding sequence TTGGAGAAAGCGGTAGCCGCTTTTCGTAAAGCGACGGCTGCTGAACCGGATAATCCCGAATATCACCTCAATCTGGCGCGCGCGTTTGCCCGTTCCAGCAGCTTCGACGAGGCGATTCAGGCATTGGGCGAGTACCTGCGCACGGAGACGGACGCCCAACTCGCCAGCCGCTACGAACGCCTGTTTTCCTCGGCGCTGGATGACGTGGAAAGCGCCCTCATTGAGGGCATGCGCCGGTTGGAGTTATCCATTCAGTACACCGGCAAGGCGATCCAGATGTGGTTGGAGTATCGCATCACGATTGGGCGGCGGCCGTTGCGCGTGACGAAGCCAGAGTTGTGGGCGGCGGCGCTGGCCTACACGATTGTGAAGGTGAATTTCCTGCAACTTAAACTGGGCGCGGTGGCGGCGGCCTTTTCCGTCAGCGAGCGGTCGCTAAAGGAACGGTTTGGTGAACTGGTGCAGGCTTTGGATTTAATGCCGGCAGATTACCGTTACTTCGTGGGTGATCAAAACCCGCTGGACAAACTCGTAGAAGCGGCGCAGATCATGGAAGAACTGGACCAGCGCTTCATGGAAGACTGA
- the mdh gene encoding malate dehydrogenase translates to MLNKIALYGAGNVGATTGHWLANKEVGDIVMFDIFGQVAAGKALDLYEAGPAIGFDSRITGSSDVSIIEGADVVVVTAGVPRKKDPVTGKFPSRDELVKINQDVMTVVSENIKKYAPDSIVIVVTNPLDAMCHVIKEITGFPRERIIGQAGALDTARYKTFIAMELGVSVEDVHGIVLGGHGDTMVPLPRHTSVAGIPVTELISPEKLDAIIQRTAKGGGEIVGLLGYSGYYAPAAGAAIMVESILKDKKRVIPSAIYTQGEYGYHDLFIGLPAVLGRRGVEHIIEMDLNETERAMLDHSAEAVRSVVQVLGY, encoded by the coding sequence ATGTTAAACAAAATTGCACTTTATGGCGCGGGCAACGTCGGCGCTACAACGGGCCACTGGCTGGCGAACAAGGAAGTCGGCGACATCGTCATGTTCGACATTTTTGGGCAGGTGGCTGCCGGCAAAGCCCTCGACCTCTACGAAGCAGGACCGGCCATCGGCTTTGATTCCCGCATCACCGGCAGCAGCGACGTAAGCATCATCGAAGGCGCGGACGTGGTCGTCGTCACCGCCGGCGTGCCGCGCAAGAAGGACCCCGTCACCGGCAAATTCCCCAGCCGCGATGAACTGGTGAAGATCAACCAGGACGTGATGACGGTCGTCTCCGAAAACATCAAGAAGTACGCCCCGGACAGTATCGTTATCGTTGTCACCAACCCACTGGACGCCATGTGCCACGTGATCAAGGAGATCACCGGCTTCCCGCGCGAACGCATCATCGGCCAGGCGGGGGCGCTGGATACGGCGCGCTACAAGACCTTCATTGCCATGGAACTGGGCGTGAGCGTGGAAGATGTACACGGCATCGTCCTCGGCGGGCACGGGGACACGATGGTTCCGCTGCCCCGACATACGTCGGTCGCCGGCATTCCCGTCACCGAACTCATCTCCCCGGAAAAACTGGACGCCATCATCCAACGCACCGCCAAAGGGGGCGGCGAAATCGTCGGCCTGCTCGGCTACAGCGGCTACTACGCCCCCGCCGCCGGCGCCGCCATCATGGTCGAATCCATCCTCAAAGACAAAAAGCGCGTCATCCCCTCCGCCATCTACACCCAGGGCGAATACGGCTACCATGACCTCTTCATCGGTCTGCCCGCCGTTCTCGGTCGCCGGGGCGTGGAACACATCATCGAAATGGACCTGAACGAAACGGAACGCGCCATGCTCGACCACTCCGCCGAAGCGGTCCGCTCGGTCGTGCAAGTGTTAGGCTATTAG